The Saccharothrix variisporea genome has a segment encoding these proteins:
- a CDS encoding ABC transporter substrate-binding protein, whose protein sequence is MPQRLIAAVVAALLVGVAGCGGSDEAADNTFKLWHFEGPDSAMGTAWAEAIKQFEASHPGVKVAFEEKGFEQIQKTGSLAVNSKDAPDLLEYPKGNATAGLLSKQGLLTDLSDEVAQRGWDKKLGPGVDTTARYDERGVMGSGQWFGIPNYAEYITVYYNKDMFDRQGLALPTTLDQLTAAMDRFVAAGITPLATAGQEYPAQQVLYQLALTKADRGWVDRYQRYTGDVDFHDTAWTYGATTFADWVRKGYLSRDSAGLKAEDMGLAFMQGKNPIMVSGTWWYGRLRAQVKDFQWVSARWPGMTAGSSGNMWVVPKAAKHKQYALDFIDITLSPAVQDKLRDAGGVAVAPGAAPAADPAIRQLNDDYRALRDADQLAFYPDWPVPGYYDVQVQAVQKLITGDADPRQVLDELAGPYREHVASIGK, encoded by the coding sequence ATGCCCCAGCGACTCATCGCAGCCGTCGTCGCGGCCCTCCTCGTGGGCGTGGCGGGGTGCGGCGGCTCGGACGAAGCCGCCGACAACACCTTCAAGCTCTGGCACTTCGAAGGCCCGGACAGCGCGATGGGCACGGCGTGGGCCGAGGCGATCAAGCAGTTCGAGGCCTCCCACCCCGGCGTCAAGGTGGCGTTCGAGGAGAAGGGCTTCGAGCAGATCCAGAAGACCGGCTCCCTCGCGGTCAACTCCAAGGACGCGCCGGACCTGCTGGAGTACCCCAAGGGCAACGCCACCGCCGGACTGCTGTCCAAGCAGGGCCTGCTCACCGACCTGTCCGACGAGGTCGCCCAGCGCGGCTGGGACAAGAAGCTCGGGCCCGGCGTGGACACCACCGCCCGCTACGACGAGCGCGGCGTGATGGGTTCGGGCCAGTGGTTCGGCATCCCCAACTACGCCGAGTACATCACGGTCTACTACAACAAGGACATGTTCGACCGGCAGGGCCTGGCCCTGCCCACCACGCTGGACCAGTTGACCGCCGCGATGGACCGGTTCGTCGCCGCCGGCATCACCCCGCTGGCCACGGCCGGCCAGGAGTACCCGGCGCAGCAGGTGCTCTACCAGCTCGCGCTGACCAAGGCCGACCGCGGTTGGGTGGACCGCTACCAGCGCTACACCGGCGATGTCGACTTCCACGACACCGCGTGGACCTACGGTGCCACGACCTTCGCCGACTGGGTGCGCAAGGGCTACCTGTCCCGCGACAGCGCCGGGCTCAAGGCCGAGGACATGGGGTTGGCGTTCATGCAGGGCAAGAACCCGATCATGGTCAGCGGCACGTGGTGGTACGGCCGGTTGCGCGCGCAGGTCAAGGACTTCCAGTGGGTGTCGGCGCGGTGGCCGGGCATGACCGCCGGGTCCAGCGGCAACATGTGGGTGGTGCCCAAGGCCGCCAAGCACAAGCAGTACGCGCTGGACTTCATCGACATCACCCTGTCCCCGGCGGTGCAGGACAAGCTGCGGGACGCGGGCGGCGTGGCCGTCGCGCCCGGCGCGGCCCCGGCCGCCGACCCGGCGATCAGGCAGCTCAACGACGACTACCGGGCGTTGCGCGACGCCGACCAGCTCGCCTTCTACCCGGACTGGCCCGTGCCCGGCTACTACGACGTGCAGGTCCAGGCGGTGCAGAAGCTGATCACCGGTGACGCGGACCCGCGGCAGGTGCTCGACGAGCTGGCCGGGCCGTACCGGGAGCACGTCGCGAGCATCGGCAAATGA
- a CDS encoding carbohydrate ABC transporter permease, giving the protein MRAVRERGSYLLYLAPGALLVLAVVLVPFGMNVGISFTEWSGVGEPEWTGLDNYGRLLSDGTFWASFRHNLALVVAMAVLPTLAGLVVAATLVDYIGKHFGARQAAVLRACVYLPQVLPIAVAGIVWSWILAPKDGALNAALRALGLEALARNWLGDPDLALWSLMGVLLWMQLGYPVVIFMAGMSRLDPALHEAAELDGASWWGRFRHVTVPGLRPEIFVVLLTCTIAALKVFAPIYVLTRGGPAGATNVPAYYSFQNFFERTRVGYGAAIATVLTVLVLVLTAVFLRVQQRGER; this is encoded by the coding sequence ATGAGGGCGGTCCGCGAGCGCGGGTCCTACCTGCTCTACCTGGCCCCCGGCGCGCTGCTGGTGCTCGCCGTGGTCCTGGTGCCGTTCGGGATGAACGTCGGCATCAGCTTCACGGAGTGGTCGGGGGTCGGCGAGCCGGAGTGGACCGGCCTGGACAACTACGGCCGGCTGCTGTCGGACGGGACGTTCTGGGCGTCCTTCCGGCACAACCTCGCCCTGGTGGTGGCGATGGCGGTCCTGCCGACCCTGGCCGGGCTCGTCGTCGCCGCGACGCTGGTCGACTACATCGGCAAGCACTTCGGCGCGCGCCAGGCGGCCGTGCTGCGGGCGTGCGTGTACCTGCCGCAGGTGCTGCCGATCGCGGTGGCCGGGATCGTGTGGAGCTGGATCCTGGCCCCGAAGGACGGCGCGCTCAACGCGGCCCTGCGCGCGCTCGGGCTCGAAGCGTTGGCGCGCAACTGGCTGGGTGACCCGGACCTGGCGCTGTGGAGCCTGATGGGCGTGCTGCTGTGGATGCAGCTGGGCTACCCGGTGGTGATCTTCATGGCCGGGATGAGCCGCCTGGACCCGGCGCTGCACGAGGCCGCGGAGCTGGACGGGGCGTCGTGGTGGGGCCGGTTCCGCCACGTCACCGTGCCGGGGTTGCGGCCGGAGATCTTCGTGGTGCTGTTGACGTGCACGATCGCCGCGTTGAAGGTGTTCGCGCCGATCTACGTGCTGACCCGGGGCGGTCCGGCCGGCGCGACGAACGTGCCCGCGTACTACTCGTTCCAGAACTTCTTCGAGCGCACGCGGGTCGGGTACGGCGCGGCGATCGCCACCGTGCTCACGGTGCTGGTGCTGGTCCTCACGGCGGTGTTCCTGCGCGTGCAGCAGCGGGGTGAGCGCTGA
- a CDS encoding carbohydrate ABC transporter permease, producing MRRHAVLWSMVVLAVAMLVPFVIVVLNAVKTPAEYATGGPLELPEGVSLDGVIAFWDRVDFGEKLLNSAIISGSVAVLAVVVSVCNAYALGIGRVRGRTWVLVVFLTANTLPQEALVYPLYYLADAIGLYDTKLAVIIVFTAIQSAFGTYLLTSTLSGFPRELLDAARIDGASKWQALVRVVVPISKPTLGVLFVFFFIWTWNEFFLPLVLLISNENQTVPVALGVLQGQRLMDATMTSASALLGVVPAIAFFLLFQRALTRGITAGAVK from the coding sequence ATGCGGCGGCACGCGGTGCTGTGGTCGATGGTCGTGCTCGCGGTGGCGATGCTCGTGCCGTTCGTGATCGTGGTGCTCAACGCGGTCAAGACGCCCGCGGAGTACGCCACCGGCGGGCCGCTCGAGCTGCCCGAAGGGGTGTCGCTGGACGGCGTGATCGCGTTCTGGGACCGCGTCGACTTCGGCGAGAAACTGCTCAACAGCGCCATCATCAGCGGGTCGGTGGCGGTGCTCGCGGTCGTGGTGTCGGTGTGCAACGCCTACGCGCTGGGCATCGGGCGCGTGCGCGGCCGGACGTGGGTGCTGGTCGTGTTCCTCACCGCCAACACCCTCCCGCAGGAAGCGCTGGTCTACCCGCTGTACTACCTGGCCGACGCGATCGGGCTGTACGACACCAAGCTCGCGGTGATCATCGTGTTCACCGCGATCCAGTCCGCGTTCGGCACCTACCTGCTCACCTCGACGCTCAGCGGGTTCCCCCGGGAACTGCTGGACGCGGCGCGCATCGACGGCGCGTCGAAGTGGCAGGCGCTGGTGCGGGTCGTGGTGCCGATCAGCAAGCCCACCCTGGGTGTGCTGTTCGTGTTCTTCTTCATCTGGACCTGGAACGAGTTCTTCCTGCCGCTGGTGCTGCTGATCTCCAACGAGAACCAGACGGTGCCCGTGGCGCTGGGCGTGCTCCAGGGCCAGCGGCTGATGGACGCGACCATGACCAGCGCCTCGGCGCTGCTCGGGGTCGTCCCCGCCATCGCCTTCTTCCTCCTCTTCCAACGCGCGTTGACCCGCGGTATCACGGCAGGAGCGGTCAAGTGA
- the yicI gene encoding alpha-xylosidase: MKFSDGYWLLRPGVEATHPLSVHDVTPGDGDVVVHAATRPIRHRGDMLKGPMLTLGLTSPMADVVGVEITHFSGGRPLEPSFALSADAGHEAKVVEDDAGVVLTAGALSVRVHKGEQWQVDFTAEGRTLTTSGFKGMGFMTLDGAHYVREQLVLGVGHTVYGLGERFGPLVKNGQTVDIWNADGGTSSEQAYKNVPFFLTNAGYGIFVDHPGNVSFEVGSEAVSKVGFSVEGHSLRYFLIYGPTPREILRKYTALTGRPALPPAWSFGLWLSTSFTTDYDEKTVNGFIDGMVERDLPLSVFHFDCFWMRDFHWCDFEWDPRTFPDPEGMLARLHERGLRVSVWINPYIAQRSPLFAEGMANGYLLRRPNGDVWQWDLWQPGMALVDFTNPAAREWFAGKLEALLDQGVDCFKTDFGERVPTDVVYHDGSDPERMHNYYTYLYNKTVFDLLRRRRGESEAVVFARSATAGGQQFPVHWGGDCEATYESMAESLRGGLSLGLSGFGYWSHDIGGFEGTPSAALFKRWIAFGLLSSHSRLHGSHSYRVPWLFDEESVDVLRRFVKLKLSLMPYLDRAARQASAEGVPMMRAMVLEFPDDPGCAHLERQYMLGDSLLVAPVFSDEGDVSYYVPSGAWTHLLTGEVVQGPLWTRDRCDFLTAPVLVRPNTVLPVGAVDDRPEYDYAEGVTLRAYQLAEGEHVTVVGGSTFRTVRRGDEIRVTAESAPSRWRVLVVGAESVSAVEGGEVVPDAGGVLVEAAGDAVVLTVGGGTPGPGR; this comes from the coding sequence GTGAAGTTCAGCGACGGGTACTGGCTGCTGCGGCCCGGGGTGGAGGCGACCCACCCGCTCTCGGTGCACGACGTCACGCCGGGCGACGGGGACGTCGTCGTGCACGCGGCGACACGTCCGATCCGGCACCGCGGCGACATGCTCAAGGGTCCCATGCTCACCCTGGGCCTGACCTCGCCGATGGCGGACGTGGTCGGTGTCGAGATCACGCACTTCTCCGGCGGGCGGCCGTTGGAGCCCTCCTTCGCCCTGTCCGCCGACGCCGGGCACGAGGCCAAGGTGGTGGAGGACGACGCCGGCGTGGTGCTGACCGCGGGCGCGTTGTCGGTCCGGGTGCACAAGGGCGAGCAGTGGCAGGTGGACTTCACCGCCGAGGGGCGGACGCTGACGACCAGCGGGTTCAAGGGCATGGGTTTCATGACCCTCGACGGCGCCCACTACGTGCGCGAGCAGCTGGTGCTGGGCGTCGGCCACACCGTCTACGGGCTGGGCGAGCGGTTCGGGCCGCTGGTGAAGAACGGCCAGACCGTGGACATCTGGAACGCCGATGGCGGCACCAGCAGCGAGCAGGCCTACAAGAACGTCCCGTTCTTCCTGACCAACGCCGGGTACGGGATCTTCGTCGACCACCCCGGGAACGTGTCGTTCGAGGTGGGCTCGGAGGCGGTGTCCAAGGTCGGGTTCAGCGTCGAGGGCCACTCCCTGCGCTACTTCCTGATCTACGGGCCGACCCCGCGCGAGATCCTGCGCAAGTACACCGCGCTGACCGGACGGCCCGCGCTGCCGCCGGCGTGGTCGTTCGGGCTGTGGCTGTCCACGTCGTTCACCACCGACTACGACGAGAAGACGGTCAACGGGTTCATCGACGGGATGGTCGAGCGGGACCTGCCGCTGAGCGTGTTCCACTTCGACTGCTTCTGGATGCGCGACTTCCACTGGTGCGACTTCGAGTGGGACCCGCGCACGTTCCCCGACCCGGAGGGGATGCTGGCGCGGCTGCACGAGCGGGGCCTGCGGGTCTCGGTGTGGATCAACCCCTACATCGCGCAGCGCTCACCGCTGTTCGCCGAGGGCATGGCCAACGGGTACCTGCTGCGCCGGCCCAACGGGGACGTGTGGCAGTGGGACCTGTGGCAGCCCGGCATGGCGCTGGTCGACTTCACCAACCCGGCGGCCCGCGAGTGGTTCGCGGGGAAGCTGGAAGCGTTGCTGGACCAGGGCGTGGACTGCTTCAAGACCGACTTCGGCGAGCGCGTGCCCACCGACGTGGTCTACCACGACGGCTCCGACCCCGAGCGGATGCACAACTACTACACCTACCTCTACAACAAGACCGTCTTCGACCTGCTGCGGCGGCGGCGCGGCGAGTCCGAGGCCGTGGTGTTCGCCCGCTCGGCCACCGCGGGCGGTCAGCAGTTCCCGGTGCACTGGGGCGGTGACTGCGAGGCGACCTACGAGTCGATGGCCGAGAGCCTGCGCGGCGGGTTGTCGCTGGGCCTGTCCGGGTTCGGGTACTGGAGCCACGACATCGGCGGCTTCGAGGGGACGCCGTCGGCGGCGCTGTTCAAGCGGTGGATCGCGTTCGGCCTGCTGTCCTCGCACAGCCGGTTGCACGGCAGCCACTCCTACCGCGTGCCGTGGCTGTTCGACGAGGAGTCGGTGGACGTGCTGCGGCGGTTCGTCAAGCTCAAGCTGAGCCTGATGCCGTACCTGGACCGGGCGGCGCGGCAGGCGTCGGCGGAGGGCGTGCCGATGATGCGGGCGATGGTGCTGGAGTTCCCCGACGACCCGGGCTGCGCGCACCTGGAACGCCAGTACATGCTCGGCGACAGCTTGCTGGTGGCGCCGGTGTTCTCGGACGAGGGTGACGTGTCGTACTACGTCCCTTCGGGCGCTTGGACCCACTTGCTGACCGGCGAGGTCGTCCAGGGTCCTCTGTGGACTCGCGACCGGTGCGACTTCCTCACCGCGCCCGTTCTGGTGCGGCCGAACACCGTCCTGCCGGTGGGGGCGGTGGACGACCGGCCGGAGTACGACTACGCGGAGGGCGTGACGCTGCGGGCGTACCAGCTCGCTGAGGGCGAGCACGTGACCGTGGTCGGCGGTTCGACGTTCCGGACCGTGCGGCGGGGCGACGAGATCCGGGTGACGGCCGAGTCCGCGCCGTCGCGGTGGCGGGTCCTGGTGGTCGGGGCGGAGTCGGTGTCGGCGGTGGAGGGCGGCGAGGTCGTGCCCGACGCCGGCGGCGTGCTCGTCGAGGCGGCCGGCGACGCGGTGGTCCTCACGGTTGGAGGGGGAACACCCGGTCCAGGCCGATGA
- a CDS encoding STAS domain-containing protein: MTRLTITTADTPTGPVVGVAGDLDHATADQLRTTVTALPLRPGQRLVLDLAGLAFCDSSGLTALLAARNHATAAQAEITLSAVPDRTLRMIRLIGLDRVFPLQP, translated from the coding sequence ATGACCCGCCTGACGATCACCACCGCCGACACCCCGACCGGCCCCGTGGTCGGCGTCGCCGGCGACCTCGACCACGCGACCGCCGACCAGTTGCGCACGACCGTCACCGCCCTGCCGCTGCGGCCGGGTCAACGCCTGGTGCTCGACCTGGCCGGCCTGGCGTTCTGCGACTCCAGCGGCCTGACCGCCCTCCTGGCCGCCCGCAACCACGCCACCGCCGCCCAGGCCGAGATCACCCTGTCCGCCGTCCCCGACCGGACGCTGCGCATGATCCGGCTCATCGGCCTGGACCGGGTGTTCCCCCTCCAACCGTGA